Genomic window (Candidatus Woesearchaeota archaeon):
AGGTCCTAATTGTCCCGGAATAATTCGTGTAGATGAAGCCAAACTAGGTATTATGCCAAACCATATTTTCAAAAAAGGCCCTGTTGGCATTGTTTCAAGATCAGGAACACTTACGTACGAGATAGTTAGTGCTCTTTCTGAAAAAGATATCGGTCAGAGTAGTGTTATTGGTATAGGAGGAGACCCTATCATCGGTCTTCATTTCATAGATGTGTTGCGTTACTTTGAAGAAGATCCTCAAACAAAAGCAATTATCCTCATAGGCGAGATTGGAGGAGAGCTTGAAGAGCAAGCAGCAACGTACATCAAGGAGCAGGTTACTAAACCTGTTTTTGGATTTATTGCTGGAAGATATGCACCTCCAGGCAAGCACATGGGTCACGCTGGAGCAATTATTTCAGGAAGCACAGGAACCGCAAGAAACAAAATTGAAGCACTTGAATCCGCAGGGGTGCGTGTTGCAAAAACACCTCGTGAAATTGCTCAAAACATAAAACAAGCACTCTTATCAAAAGCATCATAAGTTCAGCCCTTCAAAAAAATACACTTCTTCTACACAGTACCAAAACCTCCTCTACAAAG
Coding sequences:
- the sucD gene encoding succinate--CoA ligase subunit alpha, whose product is MITKDTAVLVQGITGKQGRFHTKQMLEYGTRIVAGVTPGKQGEIVEGIPVFSSVKQALAKEPAQWSILFVPAPHLKSAAFEALEADLNIVIITEGVPVHDTLAIIRKAQEKGLRVIGPNCPGIIRVDEAKLGIMPNHIFKKGPVGIVSRSGTLTYEIVSALSEKDIGQSSVIGIGGDPIIGLHFIDVLRYFEEDPQTKAIILIGEIGGELEEQAATYIKEQVTKPVFGFIAGRYAPPGKHMGHAGAIISGSTGTARNKIEALESAGVRVAKTPREIAQNIKQALLSKAS